One genomic segment of Aliarcobacter cibarius includes these proteins:
- a CDS encoding prephenate dehydrogenase — translation MNIGIIGLGLMGGSLAKAVKRYGIAEKVYGFTNSEKNKKDILELNLVDEIVDLETLKKVSDVIILSIPVDAIIAMFPSFLDIDEKTTIIDMGSTKEYIVKNIPSKIRKNFIAAHPMTGTEKNGPKAAIDNLYEGKTVVLCDLEANDNIHVNKAFRIFQEIGMRIVVMDSKEHDVNACYISHLPHLISFSLANTVMSHQNPKEIIALAAGGFKDMSRIAKSSPRMWGDIFKQNRENMLESIKYFEEQLNLAKNMIKEEKYEELEEWMKKANSLHEIL, via the coding sequence TTGAATATAGGAATTATAGGTTTAGGACTTATGGGTGGTTCTTTAGCAAAAGCTGTAAAAAGATATGGGATTGCCGAAAAAGTTTATGGTTTCACAAATAGTGAAAAAAATAAAAAAGATATTTTAGAATTAAATTTAGTTGATGAAATAGTTGATTTAGAAACTTTAAAGAAAGTAAGTGATGTTATTATTTTATCTATACCTGTTGATGCAATTATTGCTATGTTTCCAAGTTTTCTTGATATTGATGAAAAAACAACTATTATAGATATGGGATCAACAAAAGAATATATTGTTAAAAATATACCTTCTAAAATAAGAAAAAACTTTATAGCAGCTCATCCAATGACTGGAACAGAAAAAAATGGTCCAAAGGCAGCTATTGATAATTTATATGAAGGTAAAACTGTTGTTTTATGTGATTTAGAAGCTAACGATAATATCCACGTAAATAAAGCTTTTAGAATTTTCCAAGAAATTGGTATGAGAATAGTAGTTATGGATAGTAAAGAGCATGATGTAAATGCTTGTTATATATCACATTTACCACATTTAATCTCTTTCTCTTTAGCAAATACAGTTATGAGTCATCAAAATCCAAAAGAGATTATTGCTCTTGCTGCTGGTGGATTTAAAGATATGAGTAGAATTGCAAAATCTAGTCCAAGAATGTGGGGAGATATTTTTAAGCAAAATAGAGAAAATATGCTTGAATCTATAAAATATTTTGAAGAGCAGTTAAATCTTGCAAAAAATATGATTAAAGAAGAGAAATACGAAGAATTAGAAGAGTGGATGAAAAAAGCAAATAGCTTACACGAAATTCTATAA
- the bamA gene encoding outer membrane protein assembly factor BamA: MKNKVILLSLTCATLLSATTIKSIEYKDVNKLSPQVLAETIDMKVGDKLDENKLNEAVVKFYKYGYFEDVEVLNNDGNLLFKFKENPSVASVDIKGYKTRSEDIDNIKNIIKFKKGSMYTEKRVKEAENKLLSMLESEGFINSVVETEVETLGENAKKVTFYVNKGDEIIINKAQYHGASNLEQSDFDEVTANKEKEFASWWFGQNTGELKLDQLKYDARRINDLYFEKGYLDADVKEPFLDVDFASNQAKLDFFVKEGEQYTTTDIKIFLDPSIVNPDDIYPELKLKVNRTFNIKKLRQDQEYIKTQVANQGYAFADVKFDLKKNEAEHKVDVVFSVVPGKKVYINDVKISGNTRTLDRVIRRDVYLAPGDLYNMTDFKDSTNKLKRSRFFEDVQIEEKRISDDKMDIIVKVTEAPTGSLMLGGGYGSYDKFMVNGSISDSNIFGSGLALSLSADLSKRTTRYELSLKNPAIKDSDYNGEVEIHATDNEIRRSKYDSDVKAKGFSIGAGKEIIRDTYAGLKYSLDSVKETYDYDSNFLNNPDTISKLASGEKKLFKDQDYLNSSITPYINFDNTDDFYFPREGWRSNISAEYAGVGGDSKYVKPSANFRYFYSLEDLTDLDWILRFKTQAKVLIDNGQINQGDSLYLGGPRTLRGYKSYAFPNNESGFYQDPYTKMWANQFEVSFPLVPSAKMRWGLFYDYGMIGENSFSEISRSGTGALLEWVSPMGPLQLIFARPIGDKPGDDTSSFEFSFGASF, encoded by the coding sequence GTGAAAAACAAAGTAATACTTTTATCATTGACTTGTGCGACACTACTTAGTGCAACTACAATCAAATCTATTGAATATAAAGATGTAAATAAATTATCTCCTCAGGTTTTAGCTGAAACTATAGATATGAAAGTTGGAGATAAACTAGACGAAAATAAACTAAATGAAGCCGTTGTAAAGTTTTATAAATATGGTTATTTTGAGGATGTTGAAGTTTTAAATAATGATGGAAATTTATTATTTAAATTTAAAGAAAATCCTTCAGTTGCAAGCGTTGATATCAAAGGATATAAAACAAGAAGCGAAGATATAGATAATATAAAAAATATTATTAAATTCAAAAAAGGTTCTATGTATACTGAAAAAAGAGTAAAAGAGGCTGAAAACAAACTTTTAAGTATGCTAGAAAGTGAAGGTTTTATAAACTCTGTTGTTGAAACAGAAGTAGAAACTTTAGGTGAAAATGCTAAAAAAGTTACATTTTATGTAAATAAAGGTGATGAAATCATTATTAATAAAGCTCAATATCATGGTGCTAGTAATTTAGAACAAAGTGATTTTGATGAAGTAACAGCAAATAAAGAAAAAGAGTTTGCATCTTGGTGGTTTGGACAAAATACAGGTGAATTAAAATTAGACCAATTAAAGTATGATGCAAGAAGAATAAATGATCTATATTTTGAAAAAGGTTACTTAGACGCAGATGTTAAAGAACCTTTTTTAGATGTTGATTTTGCATCAAATCAAGCAAAATTAGATTTCTTTGTTAAAGAAGGAGAACAATATACAACTACAGATATTAAAATATTTTTAGACCCTTCTATTGTTAATCCTGATGATATCTACCCAGAATTAAAATTAAAAGTTAATAGAACTTTCAATATTAAGAAATTAAGACAAGATCAAGAATATATAAAAACTCAAGTAGCAAATCAAGGTTATGCTTTTGCTGATGTAAAATTTGATTTAAAGAAAAATGAAGCTGAGCATAAAGTTGATGTTGTATTTAGTGTAGTTCCAGGTAAAAAAGTATATATAAATGATGTAAAAATTTCAGGAAATACAAGAACACTTGATAGAGTTATTAGAAGAGATGTATATCTAGCTCCTGGTGATCTATATAATATGACTGATTTTAAAGATTCAACAAATAAATTAAAAAGATCTAGATTCTTTGAAGATGTACAAATTGAAGAAAAAAGAATCAGTGATGACAAAATGGATATTATTGTAAAAGTAACTGAAGCTCCAACAGGTAGTTTAATGCTAGGTGGAGGATATGGTTCTTACGATAAATTCATGGTAAATGGGTCTATTAGTGATTCAAATATATTTGGTTCAGGACTTGCTCTTTCTTTAAGTGCTGATTTATCAAAAAGAACAACTAGATATGAACTTAGCTTAAAAAATCCAGCTATTAAAGATAGTGATTATAATGGTGAAGTTGAAATTCATGCTACTGATAATGAAATTAGAAGAAGTAAATATGATTCTGATGTAAAAGCAAAAGGTTTCTCAATTGGTGCAGGAAAAGAGATAATTAGAGATACATATGCTGGTTTAAAATATTCTCTTGATTCAGTAAAAGAAACTTATGATTACGATAGTAATTTTTTAAATAATCCTGACACTATAAGTAAACTTGCTTCTGGAGAAAAAAAGTTATTTAAAGACCAAGATTATCTTAATAGTTCTATTACTCCATACATAAACTTTGATAATACAGATGATTTCTATTTTCCAAGAGAAGGTTGGAGATCTAATATTTCAGCTGAATATGCTGGAGTTGGTGGAGATTCGAAATATGTAAAACCAAGTGCTAACTTTAGATATTTTTATTCTTTAGAAGATTTAACAGATCTTGACTGGATTTTAAGATTTAAAACACAAGCTAAAGTTCTAATAGATAATGGTCAAATAAATCAAGGAGATTCTTTATATCTTGGAGGTCCTAGAACTTTAAGAGGTTATAAATCTTATGCATTCCCAAATAATGAATCTGGATTTTATCAAGATCCATATACAAAAATGTGGGCAAATCAATTCGAAGTTAGTTTCCCTCTAGTACCTAGTGCGAAAATGAGATGGGGATTATTCTATGATTATGGTATGATAGGTGAAAACTCATTTAGCGAAATTTCAAGATCAGGAACAGGAGCACTTTTAGAGTGGGTTTCTCCAATGGGTCCACTACAATTAATATTTGCTAGACCAATAGGAGATAAACCAGGTGATGATACATCTTCATTTGAGTTCTCATTTGGAGCAAGCTTCTAA